The Glycine soja cultivar W05 chromosome 3, ASM419377v2, whole genome shotgun sequence genome window below encodes:
- the LOC114407149 gene encoding transcription initiation factor TFIID subunit 7-like: MEPNALGGGIFPNISSGLLGVENPLQQQPNLQNQQNPHPLHHLQMVSYTTNHDTDTHHQQPPPQQSIKHGYNFSATKSNKSQITLSDEDEPVFTAEDNSSGDPKRKVSPWHRMKWTDTMVKFLIMAVYYIGDEAGSEGTDPTKKKASGLLQKKGKWKSVSGGMMEKGYYVSPQQCEDKFNDLNKRYKRVNDILGKGTACRVVENQTLLDTMDLSPKMKEEVRKLLNSKHLFFREMCAYHNSCGHNNNNNCGSTSNVQQSTDQPLHQHNHQQQQCLHSSENGVGSLRMLKEDEDEDIEDDDSDEFSDEDEDESGEGGSRGMEEDENDHVMRKRARNKGGFGVSSISSQMMQQLNGEVSGVLQDGGKSAWEKKQWMKKKVVQLEEQQVSYQMQAFEMEKQRLKWARFSSKKEREMEKDKLQNERKRLEIERMVLLLRHKELELVNVQQQHQQQHSST, encoded by the coding sequence ATGGAACCCAATGCACTAGGTGGTGGAATATTTCCTAACATAAGTAGTGGTTTGCTAGGAGTAGAAAACCCTttacaacaacaaccaaaccttCAAAACCAGCAAAACCCCCACCCTTTGCACCATCTCCAAATGGTTTCCTACACCACTAACCACGACACTGACACACACCATCAACAACCACCACCTCAGCAATCAATCAAACATGGCTACAACTTTTCGGCCACTAAATCCAACAAGTCACAAATCACACTCAGTGATGAAGATGAACCAGTGTTCACAGCAGAAGACAATAGCTCCGGAGACCCCAAGAGAAAAGTGTCACCATGGCATAGAATGAAGTGGACGGACACCATGGTAAAGTTCTTAATAATGGCGGTTTATTACATTGGAGACGAGGCTGGTTCAGAAGGCACTGACCCCACCAAGAAGAAAGCCTCTGGGTTGCTTCAAAAGAAAGGGAAATGGAAATCAGTGTCAGGGGGCATGATGGAGAAGGGTTACTATGTGTCTCCTCAGCAATGTGAAGACAAGTTCAATGACTTGAACAAGAGATACAAGAGGGTCAACGACATCCTAGGCAAGGGCACAGCATGTCGGGTGGTGGAGAACCAAACCTTGTTGGACACTATGGATCTGTCACCAAAGATGAAGGAAGAAGTTCGAAAGCTCCTCAACTCAAAGCACTTGTTCTTCAGAGAAATGTGTGCTTACCATAACAGTTGtggccacaacaacaacaacaactgtGGCAGTACTTCCAACGTGCAACAATCAACTGATCAGCCACTACATCAACATAACCATCAACAGCAGCAGTGTTTGCACTCATCAGAAAATGGGGTGGGGAGTCTAAGAATGTTGAAAGAGGATGAGGATGAGGATATTGAGGACGATGATTCGGATGAGTTTTCTGATGAGGATGAAGATGAATCAGGAGAAGGAGGATCAAGGGGTATGGAGGAGGATGAAAATGATCATGTGATGAGGAAGAGAGCAAGGAATAAGGGAGGTTTCGGTGTTTCATCGATATCATCACAGATGATGCAGCAGTTGAATGGTGAAGTGAGTGGTGTGTTGCAAGATGGAGGGAAGAGTGCTTGGGAGAAAAAGCAGTGGATGAAGAAGAAGGTGGTGCAGTTGGAGGAGCAGCAGGTGAGTTATCAAATGCAAGCGTTTGAGATGGAAAAGCAGCGGTTGAAGTGGGCGAGGTTTAGCAGCAAGAAGGAGAGGGAAATGGAGAAAGATAAGCTTCAAAATGAAAGGAAGAGGTTGGAAATAGAAAGAATGGTCTTGCTACTTCGCCATAAGGAGCTTGAATTGGTTAATGTTCAGCAGCAGCATCAACAGCAACATTCTTCTACCTAG
- the LOC114407150 gene encoding pyruvate kinase 1, cytosolic-like, producing MHSSHLLLEEPIRMVSILEPSKPNFFPAMTKIVGTLGPKSRSVEVISACLKAGMSVARFDFSWDDPEYHQETLENLKNAIKTTKKLCAVMLDTVGAEMQVVNKSEKAISLEADGQVVLTPDRGQEASSQILPINFDGLAKSMKKGDTIFIGQYLFTGSETTSVWLEVSEVKGQDVICTIKNSATLAGSLFTLHASQVHIDLPTLTDKDKEVISTWGVKNKIDFLSLSYTRHAEDVRQAREFLSKLGDLSQTQIFAKIENVEGLTHFDEILQEADGIILSRGNLGIDLPPEKVFFFQKSALYKCNMAGKPAVLTRVVDSMTDNLRPTRAEATDVANAVLDGSDAILLGAETLRGLYPVETISTVGKICAEAEKVFNQDLYFKKTVKYVGEPMTHLESIASSAVRAAIKVKASVIICFTSSGRAARLIAKYRPTMPVLSVVIPRLKTNQLKWSFSGAFEARQSLIVRGLFPMLADPRHPAESTSGTNESILKVALDHGKASGVIKSHDRVVVCQKVGDASVVKIIELED from the exons atgcATTCCAGTCACTTACTTCTCGAAGAACCCATTCGCATGGTTTCCATCCTCGAACCATCCAAGCCC AATTTCTTTCCCGCAATGACGAAGATCGTTGGTACCCTGGGTCCTAAATCTCGGTCGGTCGAGGTTATTTCTGCTTGTCTTAAAGCTGGAATGTCAG TGGCTCGTTTCGACTTCTCTTGGGATGACCCTGAATATCATCAGGAAACTTTGGAGAATCTGAAGAATGCTATCAAGACTACTAAGAAACTCTGTgct GTTATGCTGGACACCGTTGGTGCAGAGATGCAGGTTGTTAACAAAAGTGAGAAAGCGATCTCGCTTGAGGCCGATGGCCAGGTTGTTCTGACTCCTGACCGAGGACAAGAAGCATCGTCGCAGATACTGCCTATCAACTTTGATGGACTGGCAAAG TCAATGAAGAAGGGAGACACCATTTTCATTGGTCAATACTTGTTCACAGGAAGTGAAACTACTTCTGTATGGCTAGAG GTATCCGAAGTTAAAGGGCAGGATGTCATTTGTACTATAAAGAATTCCGCAACATTGGCTGGGTCATTGTTCACTTTGCATGCCTCTCAAGTTCATATTGACTTGCCTACCCTCACTGATAAAGACAAGGAG GTTATAAGCACCTGGggagtaaaaaacaaaattgattttctatCATTGTCATATACTAGGCATGCTGAAGATGTTCGCCAG GCCCGTGAATTCCTTTCTAAGTTAGGTGATCTAAGCCAGACTCAAATATttgcaaaaattgaaaatgttgaG GGATTGACCCATTTTGATGAGATTCTACAAGAAGCTGATGGTATTATCCTTTCCCGTGGGAATTTGGGCATTGATCTTCCCCCAGAGAAG gtatttttctttcaaaaatctgCCCTTTACAAGTGTAATATGGCTGGGAAACCTGCCGTGCTTACACGTGTTGTGGATAGCATGACTGACAACTTAAGACCAACTCGTGCAGAAGCCACTGATGTTGCCAATGCTGTTTTAGATG GAAGTGATGCAATACTTCTAGGTGCTGAGACCTTACGCGGGTTATACCCTGTTGAGACTATTTCCACAGTTGGAAAAATTTGTGCAGAA GCTGAGAAAGTTTTTAATCAAGAcctttattttaagaaaaccgTCAAATATGTTGGAGAACCCATGACCCACTTGGAATCTATTGCATCCTCTGCG GTACGAGCAGCTATTAAGGTGAAGGCTTCTGTTATTATTTGCTTCACTTCTTCTGGAAGGGCTGCAAG ATTGATAGCAAAATATAGGCCAACCATGCCTGTTCTCTCTGTTGTGATCCCCCGACTCAAGACAAATCAGCTGAAATGGAGCTTCAGTGGAGCTTTTGAG GCTAGGCAATCACTTATTGTTAGAGGCCTCTTTCCCATGCTTGCCGATCCCCGACATCCT GCCGAGTCGACAAGTGGCACAAACGAGTCTATTCTAAAGGTTGCCCTTGATCATGGAAAAGCATCAGGAGTTATAAAGTCACACGACCGAGTAGTTGTTTGCCAGAAAGTTGGTGATGCGTCTGTGGTTAAGATTATCGAGCTTGAAGATTAA